The Stutzerimonas stutzeri RCH2 genomic interval GTGATCGCCCGAGACTTCGGCCTGGGCTTTGCTCCGCCCGGCTGGGACAACCTGATGAAGCATCTCGGTGGCGATGCCCTGCAGCAGAAGGCACTGATCGATGCCGGCCTGCTGATCGAGAACGCCGAGAACGGCAAACGCTACGACCGCTTCCGCGACCGCGTGATGTTTCCCATCCGCGACAGCCGCGGCCGGGTCATCGCCTTCGGCGGCCGCGTCCTGGGCGACGACAAGCCCAAGTACCTGAACTCCCCGGAAACCCCGGTATTCCACAAAGGCCAGGAACTCTACGGCCTCTACGAAGCACGCCAGACCAACCGCGATCTCGACGAAATCATGGTGGTTGAAGGCTATATGGACGTCATTGCTCTGGCCCAGCAAGGCTTGCGCAACGCCGTCGCCACTCTCGGCACCGCGACCAGCGAAGAGCATCTCAAGCGCCTGTTCCGCATCGTACCGAGCGTGCTGTTCTGCTTCGACGGCGACGCCGCCGGACGCAAGGCCGCCTGGCGAGCCCTGGAGGCGACCCTACCGAACCTGCAAGACGGCCGTCGCGCACGCTTTCTGTTCCTGCCGGACGGGGAAGACCCCGACACCCTGGTCCGCGCCGAGGGCACCGATGCGTTTCGCGCGCGCATTCAGCAGCATTCGCAGCCACTGGCAGACTATTTCTTCCAGCAACTGAGCGATGAAGCCGATCCGCGCTCACTGGAAGGCAAGGCCCACCTGGCTACGCTTGCAGCGCCGCTCATCGAAAAGATTCCAGGCTCCAACCTGCGCACACTGATGCGCCAACGCCTGGCCGAGATCACCGGCCTCAACGGCGAAGCCCTGCAGCACATGGCGGCCGCACCCGCACCGAGTCCCGGCAACAGCACACCCGAATACGACGACTCGGCGTACTACGAAACCGGCGCACACTATGCCGAAACGGACTACTTCGAGCCTCCGGAAACGCCGAAACAGCAACGCAGCGGCAAGAAGGAATGGAAGAAAGACTGGAAAAAATCCGGACAGCGACCAGACTTCAAGCCTCGCGGACCTCGCACCCCAGCCACGGTCGAACCACCGACCCTGACCACACTGCGCACACTGCTGCACCATCCCGAACTGGCGCAGAAAGTCGAAGACGTCAGCCACTTCGCAGCCGAGGACGACACCTACGCACAGTTGCTGGTTGCGCTGCTCGGCGCGCTGCAGAAGAACCCGAAGCTGCGCAGCCTGCAATTGATCGCCCGCTGGCATGGAACCGACCAAGGGCGACTTTTACGTGCACTTGCAGAGAAAGAATGGCTGATATCTGCCGATAACCTTGAACAGCAGTTTTTCGACACCATTAATAGCCTTGCCGCCCGACAGCGGGAACGCCGACTCGAGAACCTGCTGCGCAAGGCTCGCCAGGGTGAACTCAGCGCAGAGGAAAAAGACCAACTGCGTAACCTACTGAGCCGCAACGCAATACCCACGACACCGACCTCAACTGGCGCGTGAGGTCTTAGCTCAGCTATAATGCTCAGCTTGTTTTCAGCCCGCCAGAACCTTCAGTGGATAGGGTTATATGTCCGGAAAAGCGCAACAGCAGTCCCGCCTCAAAGAGTTGATCCAGCGTGGCCGTGAGCAGGGTTACCTGACTTACGCCGAGGTCAACGACCACCTACCGGAGGATATTTCCGATCCGGAACAGGTGGAAGACATCATTCGCATGATCAACGACATGGGCATCAATGTATTCGAGGTTGCCCCGGATGCCGATGCCCTGTTGTTGGCCGAAGCCGATACCGATGAAGCCGCTGCCGAAGAGGCCGCCGCCGCACTCGCTGCGGTCGAGACCGACATCGGCCGCACCACCGACCCGGTGCGCATGTACATGCGCGAAATGGGCACCGTCGAACTGCTGACCCGCGAAGGCGAGATCGAAATCGCCAAACGCATCGAGGAAGGCATTCGCGAGGTGATGAGCGCCATCGCTCACTTCCCCGGCACCGTCGACAGCATCCTCGCCGATTACGAGCGAGTAACGACCGAAGGTGGCCGCCTGTCCGACATCCTCAGCGGCTATATCGACCCCGACGATGACGGCGCTGCCGCACCTCAGGAAGTCGAACCGGAAGCTCCGCAGACCGCGGCGAAACCGGCAGCTGACGACAAGGACGACGAGGACGAGGAAGACTCCGACACCGAGGAAGAAGAAGGCGACGGCGGGCCGGATCCAGAAGTTGCACGCCTGCGTTTCGGCGCGGTCGCGGAGCAGCTGGAAAAAGCCAACAAAGCGCTGAAGAAGCATGGCCGTGCCAGCCAGCAGGCTGTCGAGGAACTCGAAGCCCTCGCCATCCTGTTCATGCCGATCAAGCTCGTGCCCAAGCAGTACGATGCACTGGTCGAGCGTGTGCGCAACGCGCTGAACCAGATCCGTGCTCAGGAACGCGCCATCATGCAGCTGTGCGTGCGTGATGCCCGCATGCCGCGCGCCGACTTCCTGCGTCAGTTCCCGAGCAACGAGACAAACCTGGACTGGGCTGAGCAACTGGCCTCAGGCAAGGGCAAGTACGCCGAAGCCATCGGCAACCGCAAGGAAGACATCCAGCGCTGCCAGCAGATGCTGATCGAACTGGAGCAGGAATGCAGCCTGGCGATCGCGGACATCAAGGACATCAACCGTCGCATGTCCATCGGTGAGGCCAAGGCCCGCCGGGCGAAGAAAGAGATGGTCGAGGCCAACCTGCGCCTGGTGATCTCCATCGCCAAGAAGTACACCAACCGCGGCCTGCAATTCCTCGACCTGATTCAGGAAGGCAACATCGGCCTGATGAAGGCGGTGGACAAGTTCGAATACCGCCGCGGCTACAAGTTCTCGACCTACGCTACCTGGTGGATTCGCCAGGCGATCACTCGTTCTATTGCCGACCAGGCGCGGACCATCCGTATCCCGGTGCACATGATCGAGACGATCAACAAGCTCAACCGCATCTCCCGTCAGATGCTGCAGGAAATGGGTCGCGAACCCACTCCTGAGGAGCTTGGCGAGCGCATGGAAATGCCCGAGGACAAGATCCGCAAGGTACTGAAGATCGCCAAGGAGCCGATCTCCATGGAAACGCCGATCGGTGACGACGAAGACTCGCACCTGGGCGACTTCATCGAAGACTCGGCCATGCAGTCGCCGATCGACGTGGCCACCGTGGAAAGCCTCAAGGAAGCGACTCGCGAAGTGCTCTCCGGCCTCACCGCCCGTGAAGCCAAGGTACTGCGCATGCGCTTCGGCATCGACATGAATACCGATCACACCCTCGAGGAAGTCGGCAAACAGTTCGATGTTACCCGCGAGCGGATCCGCCAAATCGAAGCCAAGGCACTGCGCAAGCTGCGCCACCCGACGAGAAGCGAGCACCTACGCTCCTTCCTCGACGAGTAAGACCAACAACCCCGGCTCATGCCGGGGTTGTCGTTTCTGCGGCATTGCTACCAGGCGCCGGAGCTGCCTGCGCCCGTAATGCATCAGAACAGCACGCAACGGCCACAAACCTTGGCGCATGACAAAGCCCATCGGTATAATCCGCCGGCCTTCTGGGGGCCTATAGCTCAGTTGGTTAGAGCAGAGGACTCATAATCCTTTGGTCCACGGTTCGAGTCCGTGTGGGCCCACCACCTTCAAAGCCGCGCATTGCGCGGCTTTTTCGTTTATCCCCCTTGTTGATGAGCTTTGCTCGGCAATGCCGCCATTCCGGCCCTCGCGCGGCGGTCACGCCGATTCAGCGCTAATAACCAGAACGAATATAAACATCAGGAAAGGTTTCTGGACTCTCTAAGCTGACGTCTCTATCGTGCGCCGCGGGGTCGTTGTTTCGACCTGACTACTCGCTACCCTTAAGGACGTCCATGCTTCCAGAATCGCTGCCGCTGTTGTTCGTCTGCGCCTTGCTGATCTGGGTGTTGGTGGCGTTCGTAAGGGAGAGCTGGAGCCCGGATATCGTCGTAGCGATTGCTGTGGCGGTGCTGCTGGCGACGCAGCTGCTGACGCCCGGCGAGGTGCTCGGCGTGCTGTCCAACTCGGCTCCGGTCACCATCGCCTGCATGTTCATCATTTCCGCGGCACTGGAACGTACCGGCTGCATCGATGCGCTGGGCAATTGGCTTGGCAATCTGGTGGGCACCAGCCCTACGCGGGTGCTGTTCGGCCTGACGATCACTGCGCTGGTGATTTCCGCCTGCCTGAACAACACGCCGGTGGTGGCGATCCTTACACCTGTGGCGATTTCGCTGGCCAAGCGCGCCGGCACCACGCCTTCCAAGCTGCTGATTCCGCTGTCGTACGCGACCATTCTCGGCGGCACGCTGACGATGATCGGCACCTCGACCAACATCCTCGTCGACGGGGTGGCACGCAAGGCGGGCCTGGAGCCGTTCGGCATGTTCGAGATCACCGGGGCGGGCTTGATCATGGCCGCCGCGGGCATGGTCTACCTGCTGACCATCGGCAAGCATCTGCTGCCGGAACGCGACACGCTGTCCAAGCTGCTCGGCCCGCGCTTGGATCGCAACTTCATGACCGAGCTGCGCGTGCCACCGAACTCGCCAGTGATCGGCAAGACCATCGCCGAGGCCAACCTCAACGGCGGCAGCGGCCTGCAAGTGCTGCAGGTGAATCGCGACACCCAGCTGTTCAGCCGACCGGAGCATGACTTCACCCTGACCGCCGGCGATCTGCTGATGATCCATGGCCAGGTAAAGGACGTGGTGGAGCTGCGCGAAAGTGGCCATTTGACCTTCAACCGTGGCGACGCCTTCGAAACCATCAGCAGCGAAGACGTGATTCTCGCCGAGGCCATCGTCGGCCGCGGCTCGCGCTACAGTCACCGACCGATGCGCGACCTCGACCTGTCCGCGCGCTATGGCATCAGCGTGCTCGCCGTGCACCGCCAGGACGAGAACATCCAAGGCAACTTCGACGACTTCCAGCTGCAGTTCGGCGATGTGATGCTGGTCGAGGGCACGCCGGCGCAGATCAAGCGTTTCGCCGACAACGGCGAGCTGATCAGCCTGAATGCGGTGCAGGAGCGCGCCTTCCGCCGCGACAAGGCGCCAATTGCGATCATCGCCACGCTGGCGGTCATGGTACTGGCAGCCTTCGGCGTGATGCCGATCGAAGGCCTGGCGATCATCGGTGCGGCGTCGGTACTGGCGACCCGCTGCCTGGATGTCGAGGATGCCTATAAAGCGGTGGACTGGAAGATCCTCAGCCTGATCTTCGGCATGCTGGCGATCAGCATAGCCATGGACAAGGTGGGCCTTGTGCAGCTGATCGTGCAGAACGTAACGACGCTGACGCCCTGGGCCGGGCCGCTGTTCATGCTGTCTTTCATCTACCTGCTGACCTCGCTGCTCACCGAGATGCTGTCGAACAACGCAGTGGCGGTACTGATCACGCCGATCGCCATCGGTCTGGCCCAGCATATGGGTGTCGATCCCCGGGCGTTCGTGGTCGCGGTAATGTTCGCCGCCAGCGCCAGCTTCGCCACGCCGATCGGTTACCAGACCAACACCTTCGTCTATAACGCCGGCGGTTATCGCTTCACCGACTTTCTCAAGATCGGCATTCCGCTGAACCTGCTGCTGTGGATGGTCGGCACGCTGGTGATCCCGTTGTTCTGGCCGCTTACGCCGCTTTGACGGCAAGGCTTGCCCTGGATCATTGACCGAGTAGGCGTTGGGTTTCATGCTCTCGGCCTTTGCCCCGACCAACAAGAAGAAAGGAGCGCGCATGAAACTGGAAACCCTCGCCATCCACGCTGGCTACAGCCCTGATCCCACCACCCGAGCGGTGGCGGTGCCGATCTACCAGACCACCTCCTATGCCTTCGACGACACCCAGCACGGTGCGGACCTGTTCGATCTGAAGGTACCGGGCAACATCTATACGCGCATCATGAACCCCACCACCGACGTGCTCGAACAGCGCGTCGCGGCATTGGAAGGTGGTGTCGCGGCACTCGCCGTGGCTTCGGGCATGGCGGCGATCACCTATGCCATCCAGACCATTGCCGAAGTCGGCGACAATATTGTCTCGGTGGCCAAACTCTATGGCGGCACCTACAACCTGTTCGCCCACACCCTGCCGCGCCAGGGCATCGAGGTGCGTTTCGCCGCCCACGATGACATCGCCGCGCTGGAGTCGCTGATCGACGAGCGCACCAAGGCGGTGTTCTGCGAATCCATCGGCAACCCGGCGGGCAACGTCATCGACCTCGCCGCCCTGGCCGAAGCCGCACACCGCCACGGTGTGCCGCTGATCGTCGACAACACCGTCGCCACGCCGATGCTCTGCCGGCCGTTCGAGCATGGCGCCGACATCGTGGTGC includes:
- the dnaG gene encoding DNA primase, coding for MAGLIPQSFIDDLLNRSDIVEVVGSRIQLKKAGKNYSALCPFHKEKTPSFSVSPDKQFYYCFGCGAGGNALGFVMDHDQLDFPQAVEELAKRAGMEVPHEDSGRKHKPRQPVDSPLYPLLAAAADYYRQALKSHPTRKSAVEYLKGRGLSGVIARDFGLGFAPPGWDNLMKHLGGDALQQKALIDAGLLIENAENGKRYDRFRDRVMFPIRDSRGRVIAFGGRVLGDDKPKYLNSPETPVFHKGQELYGLYEARQTNRDLDEIMVVEGYMDVIALAQQGLRNAVATLGTATSEEHLKRLFRIVPSVLFCFDGDAAGRKAAWRALEATLPNLQDGRRARFLFLPDGEDPDTLVRAEGTDAFRARIQQHSQPLADYFFQQLSDEADPRSLEGKAHLATLAAPLIEKIPGSNLRTLMRQRLAEITGLNGEALQHMAAAPAPSPGNSTPEYDDSAYYETGAHYAETDYFEPPETPKQQRSGKKEWKKDWKKSGQRPDFKPRGPRTPATVEPPTLTTLRTLLHHPELAQKVEDVSHFAAEDDTYAQLLVALLGALQKNPKLRSLQLIARWHGTDQGRLLRALAEKEWLISADNLEQQFFDTINSLAARQRERRLENLLRKARQGELSAEEKDQLRNLLSRNAIPTTPTSTGA
- the rpoD gene encoding RNA polymerase sigma factor RpoD, whose amino-acid sequence is MSGKAQQQSRLKELIQRGREQGYLTYAEVNDHLPEDISDPEQVEDIIRMINDMGINVFEVAPDADALLLAEADTDEAAAEEAAAALAAVETDIGRTTDPVRMYMREMGTVELLTREGEIEIAKRIEEGIREVMSAIAHFPGTVDSILADYERVTTEGGRLSDILSGYIDPDDDGAAAPQEVEPEAPQTAAKPAADDKDDEDEEDSDTEEEEGDGGPDPEVARLRFGAVAEQLEKANKALKKHGRASQQAVEELEALAILFMPIKLVPKQYDALVERVRNALNQIRAQERAIMQLCVRDARMPRADFLRQFPSNETNLDWAEQLASGKGKYAEAIGNRKEDIQRCQQMLIELEQECSLAIADIKDINRRMSIGEAKARRAKKEMVEANLRLVISIAKKYTNRGLQFLDLIQEGNIGLMKAVDKFEYRRGYKFSTYATWWIRQAITRSIADQARTIRIPVHMIETINKLNRISRQMLQEMGREPTPEELGERMEMPEDKIRKVLKIAKEPISMETPIGDDEDSHLGDFIEDSAMQSPIDVATVESLKEATREVLSGLTAREAKVLRMRFGIDMNTDHTLEEVGKQFDVTRERIRQIEAKALRKLRHPTRSEHLRSFLDE
- a CDS encoding SLC13 family permease, yielding MLPESLPLLFVCALLIWVLVAFVRESWSPDIVVAIAVAVLLATQLLTPGEVLGVLSNSAPVTIACMFIISAALERTGCIDALGNWLGNLVGTSPTRVLFGLTITALVISACLNNTPVVAILTPVAISLAKRAGTTPSKLLIPLSYATILGGTLTMIGTSTNILVDGVARKAGLEPFGMFEITGAGLIMAAAGMVYLLTIGKHLLPERDTLSKLLGPRLDRNFMTELRVPPNSPVIGKTIAEANLNGGSGLQVLQVNRDTQLFSRPEHDFTLTAGDLLMIHGQVKDVVELRESGHLTFNRGDAFETISSEDVILAEAIVGRGSRYSHRPMRDLDLSARYGISVLAVHRQDENIQGNFDDFQLQFGDVMLVEGTPAQIKRFADNGELISLNAVQERAFRRDKAPIAIIATLAVMVLAAFGVMPIEGLAIIGAASVLATRCLDVEDAYKAVDWKILSLIFGMLAISIAMDKVGLVQLIVQNVTTLTPWAGPLFMLSFIYLLTSLLTEMLSNNAVAVLITPIAIGLAQHMGVDPRAFVVAVMFAASASFATPIGYQTNTFVYNAGGYRFTDFLKIGIPLNLLLWMVGTLVIPLFWPLTPL